The Microbacter margulisiae genomic sequence CCCTGCAACTCCAGGTTGACAAGAAAACTGAAAGTAAAGATTCTAAACCCGTTAAACAAGCAAGGACAGAAACAAAACGTAAGATGAGCTTCAAAGAGCGACGTGAATTCGAACTCCTCGAAACCGAGATAGAAACATTGGAAGCAGAAAAAACCACGCTCGAAAATGTTATCAACAGCGGCATCGCTGACTCTGCTACCCTCATTTCCCATTCACAACGTATTGCCGAAATCATCAGCCTGATTGATGAGAAAAGCACCCGCTGGTTGGAACTTAGCGAAATTGAAAGCGGGAACTGAATAAAAAAGCAGGAAAGATTTCAATCTCTTCCCTGCTTTATATTATGTTGATAGGCGTTCTTATCTCTATGTGGCTTATTGTATCTTCTTAAACAATTCTTTCATTGAAACCTTATTGCTTACAATCTCCGGTAGCTTGTCAATCGGAATGCGTTCCTGCAACATCGTATCGCGGTCGCGCAACGTAACAGCATTATCGGTCAGTGTTTCATGATCGATGGTAACACAGTAAGGCGTTCCGATAGCATCCTGTCGGCGGTAGCGCTTCCCGATGGAATCTTTTTCGTCATACTGGCACTTGAATTCGAACTTGAGATTATTCATGATTTCACGCGCTTTCTCCGGTAGCCCATCTTTCTTCACCAAAGGAAGTACGGCCAGCTTCACAGGAGCCAAAGCAGACGGCAATTTCAACACAACACGTGTTTCGCCACCTTCGAGTACTTCTTCCGTGTAAGCCGCTGCCATAATGGAAAGGAACATCCGGTCGACACCGATAGATGTCTCTATTACAAACGGAGTGTATGACTCATTTAATTCCGGATCGAAATATTTGATGCTCTTGCCCGAATATTTCTCGTGGCTGCTCAGGTCAAAATCTGTACGGGAATGGATTCCTTCCACTTCCTTAAACCCAAATGGCATTTCAAATTCAATATCGGTGGCTGCATTGGCATAATGTGCCAGTTTATCATGATCATGGAAACGATATTTATGATCTCCCAAACCTAAAGCTTTGTGCCATTTCAGGCGGGTTTCCTTCCATTGCTTAAACCATTGGAGTTCACTGCCGGGACGAACGAAGAACTGCATCTCCATCTGTTCAAATTCACGCATACGGAAAATAAATTGCCGTGCCACAATTTCGTTACGGAATGCCTTCCCGATTTGTGCTATTCCAAAAGGAATTTTCATCCGGCCTGTCTTTTGCACATTCAGGTAATTCACAAAAATACCCTGAGCGGTCTCGGGACGAAGGTAAATCTTCATTGCTCCATCTGCCGTCGACCCCATCTCAGTGGAAAACATCAGGTTAAACTGACGTACATCTGTCCAGTTTTTGGTGCCGCTGATGGGGCATACAATCTCGTAATCGAGAATAATTTGTTTCAACTCTGCCAAATCATTTTCATTTAATGCCTTGACAAAGCGGGTATGAATTTCATCGCGTTTAGACTGATGTTCCAGCACACGCGGATTGGTCTGGCGGAATAACCCGGCATCAAAAGACGCGCCAAAGCGTTTCGCCGCCTTTTCCACCTCTTTTTCAATCTTATCGTCATATTTAGCCAGCAACTCTTCGATGAGCACATCTGCACGGTAACGTTTTTTAGAATCTTTATTGTCGATAAGCGGATCGTTGAAAGCATCCACGTGTCCCGAAGCCTTCCATGTGGTTGGATGCATAAAAATAGCCGCATCGATGCCTACCACATTTTCGTTTAGCAGCACCATGCTGTCCCACCAGTAACGTTTGATGTTGTTTTTGAGTTCCACTCCATTTTGCCCATAATCGTAAACCGCGCCTAAGCCATCATAAATTTCACTTGAAGGAAAAACAAACCCATATTCTTTGCAATGTGCAATCAGTTTCTTAAAAACTTCTTCTTGTTGTTGTGCCATGATGAGTGATAATAAAATAAAAAGAGAATGCGTGAGAACCTCTGCATTGCGATTCATCAACGCTCACAAAGTTACGATATTTTTCGTACGTGGTAAAAAGCGGTTATCTTTGCTCGACATTCCGTTGGACTAAGGTAAATCCGGTTCAACATGACCGGACTCAAGCCAATGATTTTATATTAGTTTCACTAACCCTTACTGTGGAATAACATATCACCGCATGAAATATCTTTCCGTTCTTTTCCTGTTTTTCTATTCTACTTTTTCTTTCGCGCAATCGCCTAAGATCATTGATTATACTGCAAGAGTTAATTTTGGATTCCGTCACATGTCAAACCGAAAAATTGACGTTGTGGTAATTCATTCCACCTATTATGTGGGAAAGGATACCTTCAGTGTAGCCGGCGTACTCTCACAATTCCGCCGTTACAATGTCGCATCGCATTACCTGATCGACCGTAAAGGCAATATTTACCGTCTTGTCCCTGAAGCCGACGAAGCCTATCATGCCGGAAAAAGTATTCTTCCTGCCAACAGACGCGTCAATCTGAACGCAACTTCTATCGGAATCGAATTGATTAACACGCCCTCAACTCCTCCCGACAACCGACAATACAAGGCGTTGGTAACATTGATCAAAAATATCAAACAACGCTACCCCATCCACTACATTGTGGGACACAGCGATATCGCCCCAAAACGCAAAACCGATCCCTGGAATTTCAATTGGAAAAAGTTCCGGCAAATGATGGAGGAATAAAATAGCGATGGCTTGCCGAAAAATCAGAAGGCATCAATGGTAGTGAGGTAATACTGTACCCCCTTGTAATAGTTGTTGTGGGTTACATCAAAACGGAAGTTTACATTGGCTTTCGTGACCCGGAAGCGGATCCCGGCTCCATAGGAAATTTTCAATCGGTAAATTGAGAAAGTCTTGCTGTTAAACACGTCACCCGTTGCACCAAACAGCGCTCCCCTAAAGTTTTTGTAAACAGGGAAGCGGTATTCCGCCTGTGTAGCAGCCATGACATTATCTCTGAAAACACCCGGTGTGAATCCTCTCAGCATATTTTCTCCCCCAATAGTAGTCAGAAACTGAAATGGGATAGCATCCCCCAGCCTTGAATCGGTCAGGAACTGCCAGGCTAACACATTTTCTTTGTAAAGAGAGATAT encodes the following:
- a CDS encoding N-acetylmuramoyl-L-alanine amidase; its protein translation is MKYLSVLFLFFYSTFSFAQSPKIIDYTARVNFGFRHMSNRKIDVVVIHSTYYVGKDTFSVAGVLSQFRRYNVASHYLIDRKGNIYRLVPEADEAYHAGKSILPANRRVNLNATSIGIELINTPSTPPDNRQYKALVTLIKNIKQRYPIHYIVGHSDIAPKRKTDPWNFNWKKFRQMMEE
- a CDS encoding glycine--tRNA ligase, giving the protein MAQQQEEVFKKLIAHCKEYGFVFPSSEIYDGLGAVYDYGQNGVELKNNIKRYWWDSMVLLNENVVGIDAAIFMHPTTWKASGHVDAFNDPLIDNKDSKKRYRADVLIEELLAKYDDKIEKEVEKAAKRFGASFDAGLFRQTNPRVLEHQSKRDEIHTRFVKALNENDLAELKQIILDYEIVCPISGTKNWTDVRQFNLMFSTEMGSTADGAMKIYLRPETAQGIFVNYLNVQKTGRMKIPFGIAQIGKAFRNEIVARQFIFRMREFEQMEMQFFVRPGSELQWFKQWKETRLKWHKALGLGDHKYRFHDHDKLAHYANAATDIEFEMPFGFKEVEGIHSRTDFDLSSHEKYSGKSIKYFDPELNESYTPFVIETSIGVDRMFLSIMAAAYTEEVLEGGETRVVLKLPSALAPVKLAVLPLVKKDGLPEKAREIMNNLKFEFKCQYDEKDSIGKRYRRQDAIGTPYCVTIDHETLTDNAVTLRDRDTMLQERIPIDKLPEIVSNKVSMKELFKKIQ